Proteins encoded in a region of the Anopheles aquasalis chromosome 2, idAnoAquaMG_Q_19, whole genome shotgun sequence genome:
- the LOC126581117 gene encoding myosin regulatory light chain 2, atrial isoform — MDFLKDLNQPKVYELKKAFCLFDLDGDGVISEQDLRNTFLTLGVNKSEYDIDAMFDGVVQPLNLDVFLLLILQRANGLAPQDAMVGAFRMWDKANVGYIDKERFIRDITTFGDRFTVAEAKEALEDAVITRGPQLTADGQLMEKLDYMDFAESISGFQKTDHK; from the exons ATGGACTTCCTCAAAGACCTGAACCAACCGAAGGTGTACGAGCTGAAGAAGGCGTTCTGTTTGTTCGAtctcgacggtgacggtgtgaTTAGTGAGCAGGATTTACGCAACACATTCCTGACGCTCGGTGTGAACAAATCGGAGTACGATATCGATGCAATGTTCGATGGG GTAGTGCAGCCACTAAATTTGGACGTGTTCCTGCTGCTAATTCTCCAGCGCGCGAACGGGCTGGCCCCGCAGGATGCCATGGTCGGTGCATTCCGTATGTGGGACAAGGCCAACGTTGGCTACATCGACAAGGAGCG CTTCATCAGGGATATCACCACGTTCGGGGATCGGTTTACGGTGGCCGAGGCAAAGGAAGCGCTTGAGGACGCGGTCATCACCCGGGGACCACAGCTCACCGCTGACGGCCAACTGATGGAGAAGCTCGACTACATGGACTTTGCGGAGAGCATTTCCGGGTTCCAGAAAACGGACCACAAGTGA
- the LOC126574954 gene encoding uncharacterized protein LOC126574954 — MHWGILFLIGVTVALPEQTQPQQQKPQPVVPQAQAPLGNVEKSFQLENPAYDPTLYQKFLPQDAVQQYVHSYTGQPYPATIYGGAPFDPTATAFAAIPTGGFEGFLIPAPIEKEQPSLLTSLRTLLPSARSLVTFVGRLASVLIGSIGVLLFGAILTSLTCFFTPFCTLSFRNAKILTGAQDVAEDIVQTVGDQVTADRVKRAAEFLYTAIDKFQRLNNIVKEATERKAPARATTNSQSWPGASGFRPTH, encoded by the coding sequence aTGCATTGGGGAATACTATTTCTGATTGGCGTCACTGTGGCACTGCCAGAGCAAacgcagccacaacaacaaaagccgcAGCCAGTAGTACCACAGGCCCAGGCTCCACTGGGCAACGTGGAGAAATCATTCCAGCTCGAGAACCCGGCCTACGATCCAACGCTCTACCAAAAGTTCCTGCCACAGGATGCGGTCCAGCAGTACGTCCACTCGTACACCGGGCAACCGTATCCGGCCACCATCTACGGCGGAGCACCGTTCGATCCGACCGCAACCGCCTTTGCCGCCATTCCGACCGGTGGCTTCGAGGGCTTCCTAATTCCGGCTCCGATCGAGAAGGAGCAACCATCGCTGCTGACATCACTGCGCACCCTACTCCCGAGCGCACGATCACTGGTCACATTTGTCGGACGTCTGGCCTCGGTACTGATCGGTTCCATCGGTGTGCTACTGTTCGGTGCGATCCTCACCTCGCTGACCTGTTTCTTCACACCGTTCTGTACGCTCTCGTTCCGTAATGCCAAGATCCTGACCGGAGCGCAGGATGTGGCGGAAGATATTGTGCAGACGGTCGGTGATCAGGTGACGGCAGATCGGGTGAAGCGGGCGGCCGAGTTCCTCTACACGGCGATCGACAAGTTCCAGCGGCTAAACAACATTGTCAAGGAGGCTACCGAGCGGAAGGCACCTGCCAGGGCCACGACCAATTCCCAGAGTTGGCCCGGTGCCAGCGGCTTCCGTCCAACTCATTGA
- the LOC126581114 gene encoding glutathione S-transferase D7: MTTVLYYLPPSPPCRSVLLLAKMIGVELDLKVLNVLEGEQLKPDFIELNPQHCIPTLDDHGLVLWESRVIMSYLVSVYGKDESLYPKDFRSRAIVDQRLHFDLGTLYQRVVDYYFPTIFFGAHLDQTKKAKLAEALGWFDAMLKPYQWSAANHFTIADISLCVTVSQIEAFQFDLLPYPRVRAWLQKCKDELEPHGYQEINVTGAETLAGLFRSKLKQ; this comes from the exons ATGACCACGGTGCTGTACTAtctgccaccatcgccaccctgTCGATCGGTGCTCCTGCTGGCGAAGATGATAGGCGTCGAGCTGGACCTGAAGGTGCTGAACGTGCTGGAGGGTGAACAGCTGAAGCCGGACTTTATCGAGCTGAACCCTCAGCACTGCATACCGACACTGGACGACCAcgggctggtgctgtgggaaaG TCGTGTAATAATGTCCTACCTGGTGTCGGTTTACGGTAAGGACGAAAGTCTATATCCCAAAGATTTCCGCTCGCGAGCGATCGTTGATCAGCGGCTACACTTTGACCTAGGCACCCTTTACCAGCGAGTTGTAGATTACTAT TTCCCGACCATCTTCTTCGGCGCTCACCTGGACCAAACCAAGAAAGCGAAGCTGGCCGAGGCACTCGGATGGTTCGACGCGATGCTCAAACCGTACCAATGGTCCGCTGCGAACCACTTTACGATAGCGGACATTTCCCTATGCGTCACCGTCTCGCAGATTGAAGCCTTCCAGTTCGATTTGCTACCCTATCCGCGTGTCCGTGCCTGGCTGCAGAAGTGCAAGGACGAGCTGGAACCACACGGCTACCAGGAGATCAACGTAACCGGAGCGGAAACGCTGGCCGGATTGTTTCGCTCGAAGCTGAAACAGTAG
- the LOC126581115 gene encoding glutathione S-transferase 1 isoform X1, with translation MDFYYLPGSAPCRAVQMTAAAVGVELNLKLTNLMAGEHMKPEFLKVNPQHCIPTLVDNGFALWESRAICTYLVEKYGKDEHLYPKDPQKRAVVNQRLYFDMGTLYQRFADYYYPQIFAKQPANAENEKKMKDAVDFLNTFLEGQKYVAGEHLTVADLSILATVSTYDVAGFELAKYPNVQKWYDNIRKEAPGAAINEAGIEEFKKYFEK, from the exons ATGGATTTCTACTACTTGCCCGGATCGGCTCCTTGCCGCGCTGTACAGATGAcggctgctgccgttggcgtCGAGCTGAACCTGAAGCTGACCAACCTGATGGCCGGCGAGCACATGAAGCCCGAGTTCCTGAAG GTGAACCCACAACACTGCATCCCGACGctggttgataatgggttcgCGCTGTGGGAGTCGCGCGCGATCTGCACCTACCTGGTGGAGAAGTACGGCAAGGACGAGCACCTGTACCCGAAGGATCCGCAGAAGCGGGCCGTCGTCAATCAGCGCCTCTACTTCGACATGGGCACGCTGTACCAGCGCTTCGCCGACTACTACTACCCGCAGATCTTCGCCAAACAGCCGGCCAACGcggagaacgagaagaagatgaaggatGCGGTCGACTTCCTCAACACCTTCCTCGAAGGTCAGAAGTACGTCGCCGGTGAGCATCTCACCGTGGCCGACCTGAGCATCCTTGCCACCGTGTCCACCTACGATGTGGCCGGTTTCGAGCTGGCCAAGTACCCGAACGTACAGAAGTGGTACGATAACATCCGCAAGGAAGCGCCCGGTGCCGCCATAAACGAGGCCGGCATCGAGGAGTTCAAAAAGTACTTCGAGAAGTGA
- the LOC126581115 gene encoding glutathione S-transferase 1 isoform X2, which produces MDFYYLPGSAPCRAVQMTAAAVGVELNLKLTNLMAGEHMKPEFLKLNPQHTIPTLVDNGFPMWESRAIQIYLVEKYGKDDKLYPKDPQKRAVVNQRLFFDMGTLYQRFGDYWYPQIFAKQPANPEAKKKMEEAVGFFNTFLEGHEYAAGSDLTIADLSLAASIATYEVAGFDFAPFPNVQAWLARCKANAPGYALNQAGADEFKAKFLS; this is translated from the exons ATGGATTTCTACTACTTGCCCGGATCGGCTCCTTGCCGCGCTGTACAGATGAcggctgctgccgttggcgtCGAGCTGAACCTGAAGCTGACCAACCTGATGGCCGGCGAGCACATGAAGCCCGAGTTCCTGAAG CTCAACCCACAACACACCATCCCGACGCTGGTCGACAATGGGTTCCCGATGTGGGAGTCGCGCGCCATCCAGATCTATCTGGTGGAGAAGTACGGCAAGGACGACAAGCTCTACCCGAAGGATCCGCAGAAGCGTGCCGTCGTGAACCAGCGGCTGTTCTTCGATATGGGAACGCTGTACCAGCGCTTCGGGGACTACTGGTACCCGCAGATCTTCGCCAAGCAGCCGGCCAACCCGGAGGctaagaagaagatggaggaaGCCGTCGGtttcttcaacacgttcctcGAGGGCCATGAGTATGCGGCCGGTAGCGATCTGACGATTGCCGATCTGAGTCTGGCGGCGTCGATTGCCACCTACGAGGTGGCCGGTTTCGACTTTGCGCCCTTCCCGAACGTGCAGGCTTGGCTGGCCCGCTGCAAAGCCAACGCACCCGGATACGCTCTCAACCAGGCCGGTGCGGACGAATTTAAGGCCAAGTTCCTATCCTAA
- the LOC126571591 gene encoding glutathione S-transferase 1-like has protein sequence MASLNPQHTIPTLVDETGFVLWESRAIQIYLVERYCKDASIAERLYPSDPQHRATVHQRLFFDVAVLYQRFAEYYYPQIFGKKLPADADRLRSMEQGLGFLDAFLERERYVAGGDDFTIADLSIFASIATYEVAGYDLCQYVNVYRWYEHMKTVAPAADKNAEGARVFGRYFDKK, from the exons atggcgtcg CTTAATCCCCAACACACCATCCCGACGCTGGTCGATGAAACCGGATTCGTGCTGTGGGAGTCACGGGCCATCCAGATCTATCTCGTCGAGCGGTACTGCAAGGATGCGTCGATCGCGGAACGGCTCTACCCCAGCGATCCCCAGCACCGTGCCACCGTCCACCAGCGGCTGTTCTTCGATGTGGCCGTCCTGTACCAGCGCTTCGCCGAGTACTACTATCCGCAGATTTTCGGCAAAAAGCTACCGGCGGATGCGGACCGATTGCGGTCCATGGAGCAGGGGCTCGGTTTTTTGGATGCGTTCCTCGAGCGTGAACGGTATGTGGCCGGTGGGGACGATTTTACGATTGCCGATCTGAGCATCTTTGCTTCGATCGCGACGTACGAGGTGGCCGGATACGATCTGTGCCAGTACGTGAACGTGTACCGGTGGTACGAACACATGAAAACCGTTGCACCGGCCGCCGATAAGAACGCCGAGGGGGCACGTGTTTTCGGACGTTACTTTGACAAAAAATAA
- the LOC126581118 gene encoding glutathione S-transferase 1-like: protein MCYLVEKYGAQHETLYPRDDPQRRALINQRLYFDMGTLYQRFGDYYYPQIFEGAPANEENYGKIGEALAFLELFLTGNDGAAQYVAGGDCLSLADISIYATLTTFEVAGYDLAGYSNISAWYKRMGGSIPGAATNRTWAEAARPFFEKVKH from the coding sequence ATGTGCTATCTGGTGGAGAAGTATGGAGCGCAGCACGAGACGCTCTACCCACGGGATGATCCTCAGCGACGGGCGTTGATCAATCAGCGCCTTTACTTCGACATGGGAACCCTGTACCAGCGCTTCGGTGACTATTACTATCCGCAGATCTTTGAAGGTGCACCGGCTAACGAGGAGAACTACGGGAAGATCGGTGAGGCACTCGCCTTCCTGGAGCTCTTTCTCACCGGGAATGACGGTGCTGCACAGTACGTGGCCGGTGGCGACTGTCTGTCGCTGGCGGACATAAGCATTTACGCAACGCTCACAACATTCGAGGTGGCTGGGTATGACCTCGCGGGCTACTCCAACATATCGGCGTGGTATAAACGAATGGGAGGCAGCATTCCTGGGGCCGCAACGAACCGGACCTGGGCGGAGGCGGCCAGACCTTTCTTCGAGAAAGTAAAGCATTAA
- the LOC126581113 gene encoding glutathione S-transferase 2-like, with protein MLELYYLPGSAPCRAVQMTAAAVGLTNLNLKYLNLMAGEHRKPEYVKLNPQRSIPTLVDGDTVLTESRAILMYLCDRYGAKADARDTEDSERCSWYPRDVLQRAAVNQRLFFDACVLYPRFTDLYHPVVFGGAAPDPKKITAFEGAVALLDTFLTQSAFVAGSHMTIADISLFATLATACALQFQLSPFANVHRWYGAMLEQCPGASLNIVGAKDFCSYK; from the coding sequence ATGCTGGAACTATACTATCTTCCCGGATCGGCACCTTGCCGCGCTGTGCAGATGACGGCCGCTGCCGTTGGGCTGACCAATCTGAACCTCAAGTATCTCAACCTGATGGCCGGAGAGCATCGGAAACCGGAGTACGTCAAGCTAAATCCACAGCGCTCCATCCCGACGCTCGTCGACGGTGACACGGTGCTAACCGAATCCAGAGCCATCCTGATGTATCTGTGCGATCGTTACGGCGCGAAGGCGGACGCGAGGGACACAGAAGACAGTGAACGGTGCTCGTGGTACCCGCGGGATGTGCTACAACGTGCCGCTGTCAACCAGCGGCTCTTCTTCGATGCCTGTGTCCTCTATCCGCGCTTCACCGATCTCTACCATCCCGTGGTGTTTGGAGGCGCTGCACCGGATCCAAAGAAGATCACCGCATTCGAAGGCGCCGTTGCGCTGTTGGATACATTCCTCACTCAAAGTGCATTCGTGGCCGGTTCCCACATGACGATCGCCGACATAAGCCTGTTTGCAACGCTCGCCACGGCCTGTGCCCTCCAGTTCCAGCTCAGCCCATTCGCGAACGTGCACCGGTGGTACGGTGCGATGCTGGAACAGTGCCCCGGTGCCTCGTTGAACATTGTCGGAGCGAAAGATTTTTGTTCGTACAAATAA